Part of the Oryzias melastigma strain HK-1 linkage group LG24, ASM292280v2, whole genome shotgun sequence genome, AGATGTCTGCCGGGGAGGATTCTGGTCTGGTAGTAGGGTAGAACCAGTCCAAGTATCTTCGTCACTATCAGTCTGTCCTGTGACCAGATGGTTCCCTTTGGAAAGAAGCAGCCCACTGGTTGTCATGGCATCTAGACGCTGATGAAAATTCATCCCTGGAGTAATTTGGGCTGCTGCCGGTGGCTGGACTTTGAAAGGCTCGATCGGAGGAGCCACGGGTGACGATACAGCCTTAGTGGGTCCATCTTCAGGCAGAAGGTCTACtttttctgaagatgtttgTGACAACATGTGAAGATATGTAAATACGTTTTTAGTTCATATCATTCCAACAAACCCTTAAAGACAAATGTCTGCATATGTTTCATGTCTGTTTCAATGATTCAAACTCTTCCAGTCTTTAGGACATTTGCTGGAAGATAAAAAACTGGACTGTCAGATATTTATCATAGGCATGATGGTAAGTTGACGAGCTTTATTTCAACGTtggacattttttctaaaagatatGAAGTATCTGTGGTGTCAGAAAATGTCAGACTGTGAAAAACAGGTGCGCCACTGGGGGGTGCTGTTGCAAGCAGAGAGTTTAGATGTCCAACAGAATAGCCACAAAAAGTAACAGTTTGCTGTTGTGGTTGAGCTCCTGCCTTTTCAGGATGCTCAAGAAGTGCAGcggtggatgcagtttatttttctctgacttAAGGGTAGCAGTGAAGGGACAGAtacaaagaacaaaagaaacccAGTTTAAATGACCTAAATAATGGTACATCTCAGTACCTTAATCAacctttttcagtctttttcaaTTAGTAGCTTCAACATAAAACAATTCATTAGGTGTATTAGTAtagcctttttaaaaagtagtccTTTAAAAGGCTCTGAAATACAGTAAATATAGCAGCAAAAATGCAAGGCAAATGCTGCTTTAACTCACTGACAGTGAAAATATTGGAAGTAAACAAGAAATATGTATTAAATTTTGGCTGGTTTGTGGATTTTAATTGACAGTATTAGTTGTATCTACCTGAACTGACTGGTGTTTGTTTTATCTCACATTTTTATAACaatttttaacaagtttatcccaatacccagccagcaaggtcgGGTTGGCctcatgtggtttaaaagtgggaagAAAATATGGGCATCAAAGGGATTAGTTTCCGTGTTGGCACACCCGTGTTCACCGACATCGGCTTGAGTGAGCTCTCTGTGGGTTGGCCctctacgctagccagctgcctggtggacagcagagctcactagatCACTACAGTGGAGTTCGCTGGATTGCAAGAGTGGAGCTATCTGGCTCGATACACAGGAGCTCGCTAGCGCTAGCTCACTATTgcaaagctcgctagcttgctccAGTGGAGCTCGTTAGCACTATTCAGCAGATCTCACTAGATCACTACAACTTAGCTCGCTaacttgctacagcggagctagttagctcgctacagggaagctcgctagctctctaCAACAGAGTTCGCTAgattgctacagcagagctagctagcttgatacaccgaagctcactagcttgcaacagcaaagcttgctagctcactacaacaGAGCTTGGTAGAGTGATACATTGAAACTAGCTAGCTTGTTACAGTGAGatcactagctcgctacagcggagctcactagaatgctacagcagagctagctagcttgatACACAGAAGCTCACTAGTTTGCAACAGCAAAGCTCGATAGTTCGTTACAACGGGGCTCAATAGAATGAAGCTTGCTAgatcgatacagtggagcttgctagcattcTATGCTGTGCACCGGGAGGCTGGTTAGCGTAGTGACCCAGCCACCAacgccccagctgtgtttgcccacattggcttagggGGCAAGGCTAcccagctgcctggtggactgcgtagcgagctccactgcccaGGGTCTGGCAAAGCAAGTTCCACCGggtcagcagagctagcagggttGCTGTCCAGGTTTCCAGTCCCTGGGCACcgaagccaatgtgggcaaacacagctggggtcACCACGGAAACTccggacaaacccatttgggccccacattttctacccacttttaaaccatgtggggcccacttgggCTTTGCACACATTTCTACTGAACCTCAAAactcaccagcagcagcaggtgttGCTGTCCCGGCCCGTCGCCTTTCCTGTCTGCACATCAGTCCTTCATCTGAAAATTGATCTGATGAAGAGGAGATGGTGCCTTTGTCACATCCTGTTAGAGGTGTGAACATCTGTGGGGTGTCAGACATCAGGCTGGGACTGAAGACGGTCTGTTTCTGGGTCCAGAATTGAGTGGCGTCTGCGGAAGATGGCGAGCTTGTTTCTTGGTTTTCTTGCGCTCCACTTTGTTTTCTCTTCTGTCTCTCCAGCTGTGGTGATGCTGACGTAGACCTTCTCGTTGGCACTTCTGGAATTCCTCGCGGTTCTGCCTCACCTGGAAGACCATCGATCCTCGTTTCTTCATTTTCTCGACTCTGAGCATCTTGGACATCCTTCTCTGGCTCCAGTGTGCCTGAAGTGTCCCAGTTTTCCGTCTCCGTCAGCTGATCTCGAGTCTCTCCTACATTCGGCAATCGTCCTGCAGTTGAGGATGTAGATTCTCCATGTGTGGTGCCAGATAGAGAGATATTTGGGAGCTTGATGGGAGCTCCACGGAGACATAAGCAGCTCCCACACagaaggaggagctggagcttCCCAGACATCAGTGTtgttccagcagctgctgcaaaagtaaacaaaaggaGGCTTCggcaaatttagaaaataaacacaagccgtgcttttttccctctgcaagagaaaacacacattcaGAGAAGCTGCCATCCTCAGCACCCACTCACTTCAGCTATAaatagcagcagcagcaggcagtGCTCCAGAATTCGCATCAGATGAGCGGTACCCACATCTCCATCAACATCAGAGCATCTCCATGAGCAGCATCCTCTACTGTGGATTACATATTAACAGCCCCCCCTTTCTACCCACCCCACACTGAGGAAAAAACGCATGTCCCCACCTGGTAATCTTCACGGGCTCATGGACACAACAACAGACCGCTCTGCTCTGAGCGGGAATCTGCCCACAATAAAAATCACCGTAGCTGAACGTCAAACATTTACCTTTCCGAGTTCAGATTTTCATGTGGAGATGAGCTGCAGGGAGTCAGCCGGGGCGGATTCTGAGCGTCCTCCTCTCTGAGCTGCTCTGAGCCACGTGCTCCCCCACCTCCTCGGCTCcacacagcagcaggaggagaggaACTCTATGGAAAGCCATTTCAGCGCAAATTAACTGGAATCATTCTTGTTAACTTGTTTAGTGACATCTCCAGTATCATTTTATACAGGTGCCCAATAGTAGGGCTATGCTCCCCCCTCTAAACACACTGCTCAAGTGTACACTCAGTCAAGGGGTGAGGGCAATTATAAAGttggctgaactttatgaaactaaaatgtgaatcgATTTACCATTATttgttgtttacttgtttgtttggaCACATGTTTAGATTGATTATCTTGCAGgaaatacaagaaatctggaaaacttctccTGCACTGATCAATACCAGATATTTAtgtctgagtcacactggttgaagttttgactAAAGATGTCCTTGATCGATTTTAATCAGTGTattgcacatgtgtcaaagtcaaggcccgggggccggatccggccctccaggtaattaaaTCGgcccctccagatcattttattttattgttattattggcctgatgttatcttgtgcttttttctaacttgtatcattttggcaaaatatatttttatggagaataaaatattgaaagatatttaagtttaagttg contains:
- the LOC112157787 gene encoding uncharacterized protein LOC112157787 isoform X2, giving the protein MSGKLQLLLLCGSCLCLRGAPIKLPNISLSGTTHGESTSSTAGRLPNVGETRDQLTETENWDTSGTLEPEKDVQDAQSRENEETRIDGLPGEAEPRGIPEVPTRRSTSASPQLERQKRKQSGAQENQETSSPSSADATQFWTQKQTVFSPSLMSDTPQMFTPLTGCDKGTISSSSDQFSDEGLMCRQERRRAGTATPAAAEKVDLLPEDGPTKAVSSPVAPPIEPFKVQPPAAAQITPGMNFHQRLDAMTTSGLLLSKGNHLVTGQTDSDEDTWTGSTLLPDQNPPRQTSGDDLEPVSSSSPPLLQVKTKLETEEQDEDENSEESEEEDSEEDLTERFTESPYGHIPPPPLWVQGNQGLMRSWLELIKEKAGHVSGMLVPVGIGITGALMIVGVLYSHLHERGSSVQDQAMLLVNSSEDEF
- the LOC112157787 gene encoding uncharacterized protein LOC112157787 isoform X1, with amino-acid sequence MSGKLQLLLLCGSCLCLRGAPIKLPNISLSGTTHGESTSSTAGRLPNVGETRDQLTETENWDTSGTLEPEKDVQDAQSRENEETRIDGLPGEAEPRGIPEVPTRRSTSASPQLERQKRKQSGAQENQETSSPSSADATQFWTQKQTVFSPSLMSDTPQMFTPLTGCDKGTISSSSDQFSDEGLMCRQERRRAGTATPAAAEKVDLLPEDGPTKAVSSPVAPPIEPFKVQPPAAAQITPGMNFHQRLDAMTTSGLLLSKGNHLVTGQTDSDEDTWTGSTLLPDQNPPRQTSGDDLEPVSSSSPPLLQVKTKLETEEQDEDENSEESEEEDSEEDLTERFTESPYGHIPPPPLWVQGNQGLMRSWLELIKEKAGHVSGMLVPVGIGITGALMIVGVLYSVRVVYRRRRENFKELRRKVRQPEHLHERGSSVQDQAMLLVNSSEDEF